A genomic region of Streptomyces sp. R33 contains the following coding sequences:
- a CDS encoding SCO0930 family lipoprotein, giving the protein MTTVGSVAAVLLLAAGCGSGDNTARNSNSVQPAGAGKPLGGAYDTGYGGAGGYGADAAAGSGSGSDVGSGSGAGSGSGSAKAGPAGQLSVRDIASVGSVVTDSAGMALYRFDKDTPQPPKSNCEGDCATAWPAVPADDASAAAGIDASLLGSVARADGSKQLTLAGWPVYRYAKDTKAGEAKGEGVGGTWHALAPDGKKAIDKKQKTDGGGGMGGMDMKAGTELSVADNEKLGKILVDGKWRTLYRFDKDSAWPMKFGCLGACLDTWKPAPAVDKAKAEGIAGKLVGSVKRPDGSEQLTIDCWPVYTFTGDTEPGQTNGHNKQGLWFAVTPEGKKVPPTA; this is encoded by the coding sequence ATGACAACTGTCGGATCGGTGGCCGCGGTTCTGTTGCTGGCGGCGGGTTGCGGAAGCGGCGACAATACTGCGCGCAACTCGAACTCCGTACAGCCGGCCGGGGCCGGCAAGCCCCTCGGAGGCGCATACGACACGGGCTACGGCGGCGCGGGCGGCTACGGGGCGGACGCCGCCGCCGGCTCCGGGTCGGGCTCGGACGTCGGCTCGGGCTCGGGTGCCGGCTCAGGCTCCGGCTCCGCCAAGGCCGGGCCGGCAGGGCAGCTGTCCGTACGCGACATCGCGAGCGTGGGCAGCGTGGTCACCGACAGCGCCGGAATGGCCCTCTACCGCTTCGACAAGGACACGCCCCAGCCCCCCAAGTCCAACTGCGAGGGGGACTGCGCCACCGCGTGGCCCGCCGTCCCGGCCGACGACGCGTCGGCCGCCGCCGGGATAGACGCCTCCCTCCTCGGCTCCGTCGCCCGGGCCGACGGCAGCAAGCAGCTGACCCTCGCCGGCTGGCCCGTGTACCGCTACGCGAAGGACACCAAGGCGGGCGAGGCGAAGGGCGAGGGCGTCGGCGGCACCTGGCACGCACTGGCACCGGACGGCAAGAAGGCGATCGACAAGAAACAGAAGACCGACGGCGGCGGCGGAATGGGAGGGATGGACATGAAGGCGGGCACGGAACTCTCCGTGGCCGACAACGAGAAACTCGGCAAGATCCTGGTGGACGGGAAATGGCGCACGCTCTACCGATTCGACAAGGACAGCGCGTGGCCCATGAAGTTCGGCTGCCTCGGCGCCTGCCTGGACACGTGGAAGCCCGCCCCCGCCGTGGACAAGGCGAAGGCCGAGGGAATTGCCGGAAAACTGGTCGGATCGGTGAAGCGGCCCGACGGCAGCGAGCAGCTGACGATCGACTGCTGGCCGGTCTACACGTTCACCGGCGACACCGAGCCCGGCCAGACGAACGGACACAACAAGCAGGGGCTCTGGTTCGCCGTCACCCCCGAGGGCAAGAAGGTGCCCCCGACGGCGTGA
- a CDS encoding NADH-quinone oxidoreductase subunit NuoF family protein, with amino-acid sequence MTSIVDPALGCVGQPRLLAGLDALPRLDRANHLVVHGPVPQYNSDDLVELAEGIDLRGRGGAGFPFARKLKAVIRSARTKEGRTAVVVNGTEGEPSCLKDAAMLLHSPHLVLDGALLAADAIGAEEVAIGVTRDDVERSLRAAVAERGLAGSRVRVGRLPERFVTGEGTSLVNGLNGGAAVPNGQKVRTSERGLSGLPTLLSNTETYAQLAVAARLGVAGFRSVGLPTEPGTVMLTISGSTVVEAPLGTSLAYVLDLCGSSPGQGVLVGGYHGKWLTAAAARTALLSRESLTSYKATLGAGAVLPLPEDTCPAGEVARVMRWMADETAGQCGPCVRGLPSLADAVEALVAGGGRSALEAVEVRMRGVLRRGACSHPDGTSAFMASALAVFPDEMRDHALGSGCGRRVLGALPLPEDENPERLVVDWTLCKGHGLCVDVLPDVVRLDRDGYPAEAVMTVPGRLRPKALRAVRRCPALALRIQE; translated from the coding sequence GTGACCTCGATCGTCGATCCCGCCCTCGGGTGCGTCGGCCAGCCCAGGCTGCTGGCAGGACTCGACGCGCTGCCGCGGCTCGATCGCGCCAACCACCTGGTGGTGCACGGCCCGGTGCCGCAGTACAACTCGGACGATCTCGTGGAGCTCGCCGAGGGCATAGACCTGCGGGGCCGCGGGGGAGCGGGGTTTCCGTTCGCCCGCAAGCTCAAAGCCGTCATCCGGTCCGCCCGGACGAAGGAGGGGCGGACCGCCGTCGTCGTGAACGGCACGGAGGGCGAGCCGAGTTGCCTCAAGGACGCCGCCATGCTGCTGCACTCCCCGCACCTCGTGCTCGACGGCGCGCTGCTGGCGGCCGACGCGATCGGGGCCGAGGAAGTGGCCATCGGAGTGACCAGGGACGACGTGGAGCGGTCACTGCGGGCCGCCGTCGCCGAGCGCGGCCTGGCCGGCAGCCGCGTCCGCGTCGGCAGGCTCCCCGAGCGCTTCGTCACCGGAGAGGGAACCTCCCTCGTGAACGGCCTCAACGGGGGGGCCGCCGTCCCGAACGGTCAGAAGGTCCGGACCAGCGAGCGGGGCCTGAGCGGTCTGCCGACCCTGCTCTCCAACACCGAGACGTACGCCCAACTCGCCGTCGCGGCCCGGCTCGGGGTGGCGGGATTCCGCTCGGTCGGCCTGCCGACCGAGCCGGGTACCGTCATGTTGACGATCAGCGGTTCGACGGTCGTCGAGGCGCCGCTCGGGACGTCCCTGGCGTACGTCCTGGACCTGTGCGGCTCGTCCCCCGGCCAGGGAGTCCTGGTCGGCGGGTACCACGGCAAATGGCTGACGGCGGCGGCGGCGCGGACGGCACTGCTCTCCCGGGAGTCCCTGACCTCGTACAAGGCCACGCTGGGGGCGGGCGCGGTCCTGCCGCTGCCCGAGGACACCTGCCCGGCCGGCGAAGTGGCCCGCGTGATGCGCTGGATGGCGGACGAGACCGCCGGGCAGTGCGGTCCGTGCGTCAGAGGGCTGCCCTCGCTCGCCGACGCCGTGGAGGCGCTGGTGGCCGGGGGAGGCCGGTCCGCCCTGGAGGCGGTCGAGGTGCGGATGCGGGGGGTGTTGCGCCGCGGTGCGTGCAGCCATCCCGACGGCACCTCGGCCTTCATGGCCTCCGCGCTCGCGGTCTTCCCCGACGAGATGCGCGACCACGCCCTCGGCAGCGGCTGCGGGCGCCGTGTCCTCGGGGCACTGCCCCTGCCCGAGGACGAGAACCCCGAACGGCTCGTCGTGGACTGGACGCTGTGCAAGGGCCACGGGCTCTGCGTGGACGTGCTGCCCGACGTGGTGCGCCTCGACCGGGACGGCTACCCGGCCGAGGCCGTCATGACGGTCCCCGGAAGACTGCGGCCGAAGGCCCTCCGCGCGGTGCGGCGCTGTCCCGCGCTCGCCCTGCGCATTCAGGAATGA
- a CDS encoding PucR family transcriptional regulator — protein sequence MRRELPALAAGMVEELREELPGFSALVDDLDEEVVRQRLEVALLTALGYREPAPHKQARPAAPHPGPNPDCDLDSGPDPDLDSDSDPVRDEEEDEHDYAAELDRPDDEVEEEEEEHRGPPRLRDPGRRRQLAPLKVVPPEGFATPSERARRELFSALTSDMPMAEIALSELAAAADWPLPAEIRAIALATPGETQQLAAVLDDGLAGMVGGQPCLLVPSPDPETRAALEALLRGRFAAVGHPVAPRDTASSLRWALRLLSLTPNRPGLEARALFVDDHLSTLLLLQDEPLAHALAARWLRPLANLTPRQSERLEVTLLAWLEGGGAPEAAKALSVHPQTVRYRMRQLEKLFGPGLRDPRTRFELEMALRSRRLMAQVRRQNSRVSRKVRVATTDFRPLGVGRMARVNGL from the coding sequence GTGCGCAGGGAACTCCCCGCGCTGGCCGCAGGGATGGTGGAGGAGCTGAGGGAGGAGCTCCCCGGGTTCTCCGCCTTGGTCGACGACCTCGACGAGGAGGTGGTCAGACAACGGCTCGAAGTGGCCCTGCTCACCGCCCTCGGGTACCGCGAGCCCGCGCCGCATAAACAGGCGCGGCCGGCGGCCCCGCATCCCGGCCCCAATCCTGACTGCGACCTGGACTCCGGTCCGGATCCCGACCTCGACTCCGACTCGGACCCGGTCCGGGACGAGGAGGAGGACGAGCACGACTACGCAGCCGAGCTCGACCGCCCCGACGATGAGGTGGAAGAGGAGGAAGAGGAGCACCGCGGCCCGCCCCGGCTCCGCGACCCCGGCCGCCGAAGGCAGTTGGCGCCCCTGAAGGTCGTCCCTCCCGAAGGGTTCGCAACCCCCTCCGAACGCGCTCGGCGTGAGCTGTTCTCCGCTCTTACGAGTGACATGCCCATGGCTGAAATAGCCCTCTCCGAGCTGGCCGCCGCGGCCGACTGGCCCCTCCCGGCCGAGATACGCGCCATCGCCCTGGCCACACCGGGCGAGACCCAGCAACTCGCGGCCGTCCTGGACGACGGACTCGCCGGCATGGTCGGCGGCCAGCCGTGCCTGCTGGTCCCGAGTCCCGACCCGGAGACCCGCGCCGCCCTGGAGGCCCTGCTCCGCGGCCGGTTCGCCGCCGTGGGCCACCCCGTCGCCCCCCGCGACACCGCCTCCTCCCTGCGGTGGGCCCTGCGGCTGCTGTCCCTGACCCCGAACCGCCCCGGCCTGGAGGCGCGGGCCCTGTTCGTCGACGACCACCTCTCGACCCTCCTGCTGCTCCAGGACGAGCCCCTGGCGCACGCACTGGCCGCACGCTGGCTGCGGCCGCTGGCCAACCTGACCCCCCGCCAGAGCGAACGGCTCGAAGTGACCCTGCTGGCCTGGCTGGAGGGCGGCGGCGCCCCCGAGGCCGCGAAGGCGCTGAGCGTGCACCCCCAGACCGTGCGCTACCGCATGCGGCAGCTCGAGAAGCTCTTCGGTCCCGGACTGCGGGACCCGCGTACGCGCTTCGAGCTCGAGATGGCCCTGCGCAGCCGGCGCCTCATGGCCCAGGTACGCCGCCAGAACTCCCGGGTGAGCCGCAAGGTACGGGTCGCCACGACGGACTTCCGGCCGCTGGGCGTGGGCCGCATGGCCCGCGTCAACGGCCTGTAA
- a CDS encoding RNA polymerase sigma factor, producing the protein MSGSRHTTPGPQRESGPEPEPSDHDLIQQLRTAYAAGDGDPAVCELLYRRHSAAAFACARRCCRTPQDAEDLVSEAFIRTLQAVRSGAGPRDHWRPYLLSVVRHTALEWRDGAGRTLLTPDVEAWCSPGPDGDDPQRRLLDSEDRRLVARSFQALPERWKAVLWHTLVEDDCPHHVPLLLGITPSAVTSLAFRAREGLREAYLRAHLDTAADERCRHYGRVLGAVIRRRGAPRGRGLARHLAGCRSCSRAYAELLDLNAALRAGASGVLVGP; encoded by the coding sequence ATGTCCGGCTCTCGTCACACCACGCCCGGTCCGCAACGCGAGTCCGGGCCCGAGCCAGAGCCCTCCGACCACGACCTCATACAGCAGCTCAGAACGGCATACGCGGCAGGCGACGGGGATCCAGCCGTCTGCGAGCTCCTGTACCGGCGGCACAGTGCCGCCGCTTTTGCATGTGCGCGCCGCTGCTGCCGCACTCCGCAGGACGCCGAGGACCTCGTCTCTGAGGCGTTCATCCGCACCCTGCAAGCCGTCCGCTCCGGCGCCGGGCCCCGCGACCACTGGCGCCCGTACCTCCTGTCGGTGGTCCGCCACACGGCCCTCGAGTGGCGGGACGGCGCCGGCCGGACCCTCCTGACGCCCGACGTCGAGGCCTGGTGCAGCCCCGGACCCGACGGGGACGACCCGCAGCGCCGGCTCCTGGACAGCGAGGACCGCCGGCTCGTCGCCCGCTCCTTCCAGGCCCTGCCCGAACGCTGGAAGGCCGTCCTCTGGCACACCCTCGTCGAGGACGACTGCCCGCACCACGTCCCCCTGCTGCTCGGCATCACCCCCAGCGCCGTGACCTCGCTGGCCTTCCGGGCCCGCGAAGGACTGCGCGAGGCGTACCTGCGCGCGCATCTGGACACGGCTGCCGACGAGCGGTGCCGCCACTACGGCCGGGTGCTCGGGGCGGTGATCAGGCGTCGCGGAGCGCCTCGGGGCCGCGGCCTCGCCCGTCATCTGGCGGGCTGCCGGTCCTGTTCCCGCGCGTACGCCGAACTCCTCGACCTCAATGCCGCGCTGCGGGCGGGGGCGTCGGGGGTGCTCGTCGGCCCGTGA
- a CDS encoding DUF1996 domain-containing protein — protein MSQKGHKRRLRPKHKILAAMSALVLGGGGVVFVSQGAFAGQDSRNAPVTATIDCPDVGDKLESVPDQARNEVDANLAQLDTQVADAYKQLSSGQANRKALLGGLKQQRDKTITNLSDTLGKAGQKPAGLQGLSGCVMKEAAAADPADEPAAADGAQDAAKQSAPQQQQQQQQQQQQAKGGPARSDFVAIGNVKPNVRKPAARGGASTGSFAVQCGRNENGHFNPDNVIVAPGVSNGAHHMHDYVGNKTTDAFSTNNSLAQSGTTCTNGDQSTYYWPVLRLRDGKAEKDAKAPGGGQDANVGTILKPKQVTIEFKGSPVSKVAAMPRFLRIITGDAKALTNGNANANASWSCTGFENRQLKDKYPVCPKGSDVVRTFNFQSCWDGKNIDSANHRTHVAFADANGNCKKGFKAIPQLVQRIVYSVPPGSRFAVDSFPEQIHKPVTDHGDFINVMSNGLMAGAVRCINDGRACR, from the coding sequence ATGAGTCAAAAGGGCCACAAACGCCGTCTGCGGCCGAAGCACAAGATCCTCGCCGCGATGTCCGCCCTGGTCCTGGGCGGCGGTGGGGTCGTGTTCGTCTCGCAGGGCGCCTTCGCAGGGCAGGATTCCCGAAACGCGCCCGTGACGGCCACCATCGACTGCCCGGACGTGGGCGACAAGCTCGAGAGCGTCCCCGACCAGGCCCGCAACGAGGTGGACGCGAACCTCGCGCAGCTCGACACCCAGGTCGCCGACGCCTACAAGCAGCTCTCCTCCGGCCAGGCCAATCGCAAGGCGCTGCTCGGCGGACTGAAGCAGCAGCGCGACAAGACCATCACCAACCTGTCCGACACGCTCGGGAAGGCGGGCCAGAAGCCCGCCGGACTGCAAGGGCTCAGCGGGTGCGTGATGAAGGAGGCTGCGGCCGCCGACCCGGCGGACGAGCCGGCCGCCGCCGACGGCGCCCAGGACGCCGCGAAGCAGAGCGCACCGCAACAGCAACAACAGCAACAGCAACAGCAGCAGCAGGCCAAGGGCGGACCTGCCCGCAGCGACTTCGTCGCCATCGGCAACGTGAAGCCCAACGTGCGCAAGCCCGCCGCCCGCGGGGGCGCCTCCACCGGATCCTTCGCCGTGCAGTGCGGGCGCAACGAGAACGGCCACTTCAACCCGGACAACGTCATCGTCGCGCCGGGTGTGAGCAACGGCGCCCACCACATGCACGACTACGTGGGCAACAAGACCACCGACGCCTTCTCCACCAACAACAGCCTCGCCCAGTCCGGGACCACCTGCACCAACGGCGACCAGTCGACGTACTACTGGCCCGTGCTGCGCCTGCGCGACGGCAAGGCGGAGAAGGACGCCAAGGCGCCCGGCGGCGGCCAGGACGCGAACGTCGGCACGATCCTGAAGCCGAAGCAGGTGACCATCGAGTTCAAGGGCAGCCCCGTGAGCAAGGTCGCGGCGATGCCCCGCTTCCTGCGGATCATCACCGGCGACGCCAAGGCCCTCACCAACGGCAACGCCAACGCGAACGCGTCGTGGAGCTGCACCGGCTTCGAGAACCGCCAGCTGAAGGACAAGTACCCGGTGTGCCCCAAGGGCAGTGACGTCGTACGGACGTTCAACTTCCAGAGCTGCTGGGACGGCAAGAACATCGACAGCGCCAACCACCGCACCCACGTGGCCTTCGCCGACGCCAACGGCAACTGCAAGAAGGGCTTCAAGGCCATCCCGCAGCTGGTGCAGCGGATCGTCTACAGCGTTCCGCCCGGCTCCCGGTTCGCCGTGGACAGCTTCCCCGAACAGATCCACAAGCCGGTGACCGACCACGGAGACTTCATCAACGTCATGTCGAACGGCCTGATGGCCGGTGCAGTGCGCTGCATCAACGACGGGCGCGCCTGCCGCTGA
- a CDS encoding DUF4142 domain-containing protein: MATGVVIGALAFTLIALLIPVQKFGGRNAAAATAPAAEDDGAGIQSTAFGPLTPQDRDFVRKVRLAGLWELPAGRQALQRGTRPAIRTAGEHLIDGHTELDRRVLEVGQALGMELPSRPSAQQQGWLDQMDQAQGPQYEQLFVQLLRRAHGKVFTLVAQIRAQTRNSMVRALATDANNTVLDHISVLEASGLVDFDGLADAPPGTPSAPPPAFSPNSRPTK, from the coding sequence ATGGCTACGGGCGTCGTCATCGGCGCCCTCGCCTTCACCCTGATCGCGTTGCTGATCCCCGTGCAGAAGTTCGGCGGGAGGAACGCCGCGGCCGCCACGGCGCCGGCGGCCGAGGACGACGGCGCCGGTATCCAGAGCACGGCCTTCGGGCCGCTCACCCCCCAGGACCGGGACTTCGTCCGCAAGGTGCGGCTCGCCGGCCTGTGGGAGCTGCCCGCAGGGCGCCAAGCCCTGCAGCGCGGCACACGGCCCGCGATCCGCACCGCCGGGGAGCACCTCATCGACGGCCACACCGAACTGGACCGCAGGGTCCTGGAGGTGGGGCAGGCACTCGGCATGGAACTCCCCAGCAGACCCAGCGCACAGCAGCAGGGCTGGCTCGACCAGATGGACCAGGCCCAAGGACCCCAGTACGAACAGCTGTTCGTCCAGCTGCTGCGCAGGGCCCACGGCAAGGTGTTCACCCTCGTGGCCCAGATCCGGGCACAAACCCGCAATTCCATGGTCCGGGCCCTGGCCACGGACGCCAACAACACCGTCCTGGACCACATCTCGGTCCTCGAGGCCAGTGGGCTGGTCGACTTCGACGGCCTCGCGGACGCCCCGCCGGGCACCCCCTCCGCGCCGCCCCCCGCCTTCTCCCCCAATTCCCGACCGACGAAGTGA
- a CDS encoding SpoIIE family protein phosphatase: MNTTDAFPAGAEPAHIGPSTGPGLLDVLGVAAVVLDAEGRITLWSPQAEELFGYTADEALGRFAAQLLVDDEHLGLVLSLFEKVMAGGEPWAGAFPVVHKDGSSRVAEFRNMRLEDSQGRLYALGIASDQATLRRVERDLALSMRLVAQSPIGLAVLDSELRYVLVNPALESINGLPAAEHIGRQVHEVLPRLDAASIEESMRAVLSTGRPQLDRFTVGRTPADPDQDHTWSVSLYRLDDPAGRPIGVAASVVDVTEQHKTSVAVALARQRLALIADASVRIGTTLDLWVTARELGDIAVPHLADVATVDVVDAVLTGDHPPGDPTDETVRFRALAVKAARPTPATLAADPVGSIARYDATRVVTRCVQSARPVLLADLTKGDLPSVARDAAAATLLAEAGLHSYLAVPLIARGEVIGALGLQRTDNPLPFDQDDVLLASELAARAAVCIDNARWYQKQRRTALTLQRHLLPHQPTPTPGLEIAYRYQPAGAAGEVGGDWFDVIPLPDDKTALVVGDVMGSGINAAATMGQLRTAARTLAELDLDPATVLARLDHTTTGLGHTMATCVIVVYDPHRNRCRIATAGHLPPVRTSPGRPPELLDLPTGAPLGVGGVPFEATALDLGVGDELVLYTDGLVETRDQDIDTRLQALTSLLGDPGRPLEETCDLLLRELRQPDERDDVALLIARTRPLSEAPGQ, translated from the coding sequence ATGAATACGACGGACGCCTTCCCGGCCGGTGCGGAACCGGCGCACATCGGCCCCTCCACCGGGCCGGGCCTGCTCGACGTGCTCGGAGTCGCGGCGGTGGTCCTCGACGCGGAGGGGCGGATCACGCTCTGGAGCCCGCAGGCCGAGGAGCTGTTCGGCTACACCGCCGACGAGGCGCTCGGCCGGTTCGCGGCGCAGCTGCTCGTCGACGACGAGCACCTGGGGCTGGTCCTCTCCCTCTTCGAGAAGGTGATGGCCGGCGGAGAGCCCTGGGCCGGGGCGTTCCCCGTCGTGCACAAGGACGGCAGCAGCCGGGTGGCGGAATTCCGCAACATGCGGCTCGAGGACAGCCAGGGCCGGCTCTACGCCCTCGGCATCGCCTCCGACCAGGCCACCCTGCGGCGTGTGGAGCGCGACCTGGCCCTGTCGATGCGGCTGGTCGCCCAGTCCCCGATCGGCCTGGCCGTCCTGGACTCCGAGCTGCGCTACGTCCTGGTCAATCCGGCCCTGGAGAGCATCAACGGCCTGCCCGCCGCCGAGCACATCGGCCGCCAGGTCCATGAGGTGCTGCCCCGTTTGGACGCAGCGTCCATCGAGGAATCGATGCGGGCGGTCCTGTCCACGGGCAGGCCCCAGCTGGACCGGTTCACCGTCGGCCGTACGCCCGCGGATCCCGACCAGGACCACACCTGGTCCGTCTCCCTCTACCGGCTCGACGACCCGGCCGGGCGGCCGATCGGGGTCGCCGCGTCCGTCGTCGACGTCACCGAGCAGCACAAGACCTCGGTGGCCGTCGCCCTGGCCCGCCAGCGGCTCGCCCTGATCGCCGACGCCTCCGTACGCATCGGCACCACCCTCGACCTGTGGGTCACGGCGCGCGAGCTCGGCGACATCGCCGTGCCGCACCTGGCCGACGTGGCGACGGTCGACGTCGTCGACGCCGTGCTGACGGGCGACCACCCGCCCGGGGACCCGACGGACGAGACCGTGCGCTTCCGTGCCCTCGCCGTCAAGGCCGCGCGCCCCACCCCCGCCACCCTCGCGGCCGACCCGGTCGGCTCGATCGCCCGCTACGACGCCACCCGGGTGGTCACCCGGTGCGTACAGTCCGCCCGCCCCGTGCTCCTGGCGGACCTGACGAAGGGCGACCTCCCCAGCGTCGCCCGGGACGCCGCGGCCGCCACCCTGCTCGCCGAGGCCGGCCTCCACTCGTACCTCGCGGTGCCGCTGATCGCCCGCGGCGAGGTCATCGGGGCCCTCGGCCTCCAACGCACCGACAACCCACTGCCGTTCGACCAGGACGACGTCCTGCTCGCCAGTGAACTGGCGGCCCGCGCCGCCGTCTGCATCGACAACGCCCGCTGGTACCAGAAGCAGCGCCGGACCGCCCTTACCCTCCAGCGTCATCTGCTGCCGCACCAACCCACTCCCACCCCGGGCCTGGAGATCGCCTACCGCTACCAGCCCGCCGGGGCCGCCGGCGAAGTCGGCGGAGACTGGTTCGACGTCATCCCGCTGCCCGACGACAAGACCGCCCTCGTGGTCGGGGACGTCATGGGGAGCGGCATCAACGCCGCCGCCACCATGGGCCAACTGCGCACGGCCGCCCGCACACTGGCCGAGCTCGACCTCGACCCGGCCACCGTCCTGGCCCGGCTCGACCACACCACCACCGGGCTCGGGCACACCATGGCCACCTGCGTGATCGTCGTCTACGACCCCCACCGCAACCGGTGCCGCATCGCGACCGCCGGCCACCTGCCGCCCGTACGGACGAGCCCCGGGCGCCCGCCCGAGCTCCTCGACCTGCCGACCGGGGCGCCCCTGGGGGTCGGCGGCGTACCCTTCGAAGCCACTGCCCTCGACCTGGGCGTCGGCGACGAGCTCGTCCTGTACACCGACGGGCTCGTCGAGACCCGCGACCAGGACATCGACACTCGCCTGCAGGCGCTCACTTCGCTGCTCGGCGACCCGGGCCGTCCCCTCGAGGAGACCTGTGACCTGCTGCTGCGTGAACTGCGGCAGCCGGACGAGCGCGACGACGTGGCCCTGCTCATCGCCCGGACCCGCCCGCTGTCCGAGGCACCGGGGCAGTAG
- a CDS encoding PP2C family protein-serine/threonine phosphatase, with product MDHRPPHPSHRQVGEPRLPLLAVPFALIAVVTVVDVLAPPDVHLGPFLVAAPALTASFAGPRMTGFVGAVAVLAQVSVAVTRTTVTDLNHTFQIIALVLISVFVTLFAHLREVHEKQLIQLRSVAEAAQEVVLRPLRDRMGPLRLASVYLAAEAEAQIGGDLYAATRTPHGTRLIIGDVRGKGLEAVGDAALVLGAFRAAAHQEADLPTLVAYLEAAVAADPDGTGEPAGDPGEAFTTAAVLDIPDQEMTVRLISCGHPPPLLLRGGRVVPLEVDHPAPPLGLTQYVDTGFAAQSFSFEPGDVILLYTDGVIEARDAAGEFYPLTERVADWPGDGPDALLGHLCADLLAHSPGGSLGDDAAMVAIERVTGRSS from the coding sequence ATGGACCACCGGCCGCCGCATCCGAGCCACCGCCAGGTCGGCGAACCGCGCCTGCCCCTGCTGGCGGTTCCGTTCGCGCTGATCGCGGTCGTCACGGTGGTCGACGTCCTCGCGCCGCCCGATGTCCACCTGGGTCCCTTCCTGGTCGCGGCCCCGGCCCTCACCGCCTCCTTCGCCGGGCCGCGGATGACGGGATTCGTCGGCGCGGTGGCCGTCCTGGCCCAGGTGTCGGTCGCCGTGACGCGGACCACCGTCACCGATCTGAACCACACCTTCCAGATCATTGCCCTGGTCCTGATCTCGGTCTTCGTGACCCTCTTCGCACATCTGCGCGAGGTCCACGAGAAACAGCTGATCCAGTTGCGCTCGGTCGCCGAGGCCGCCCAGGAGGTGGTCCTGCGGCCGCTCCGCGACCGGATGGGTCCGCTGCGGCTGGCCTCCGTCTACCTGGCCGCGGAGGCCGAGGCCCAGATCGGCGGGGACCTGTACGCCGCCACCCGCACCCCGCACGGCACCCGGCTGATCATCGGCGACGTCCGCGGCAAGGGCCTGGAGGCGGTCGGGGACGCCGCGCTGGTCCTCGGCGCGTTCCGGGCCGCCGCCCACCAGGAGGCGGACCTGCCCACCCTCGTCGCCTACCTGGAGGCCGCCGTGGCGGCGGACCCGGACGGCACGGGCGAGCCGGCCGGCGACCCCGGCGAGGCGTTCACCACGGCGGCGGTACTGGACATCCCCGATCAGGAGATGACCGTACGGCTCATCAGCTGCGGGCACCCGCCGCCGCTGCTGCTGCGCGGTGGCCGGGTCGTTCCCCTCGAGGTGGACCACCCGGCGCCGCCACTGGGCCTGACGCAGTACGTGGACACCGGCTTCGCCGCACAGTCCTTCTCCTTCGAGCCGGGCGACGTCATCCTCCTGTACACGGACGGCGTCATCGAGGCCCGCGACGCCGCCGGCGAGTTCTACCCCCTGACGGAGCGCGTCGCGGACTGGCCGGGCGACGGCCCGGACGCCCTGCTGGGCCACCTGTGCGCGGACCTGCTGGCCCACTCCCCGGGCGGCAGCCTGGGCGACGACGCGGCGATGGTCGCCATCGAACGCGTCACCGGCCGCTCCTCCTGA